The Chryseobacterium sp. 52 genome includes a region encoding these proteins:
- a CDS encoding GatB/YqeY domain-containing protein — MSLENTISEAIKTAMREKDRVALDSLRAVKAQILLLKTEARGAEVSEEQEIAILQRMIKQRKDSFEQFAAQGRNDLAEVEDAQMKVIEKFLPKQLSSEELEAEIKKIISETGAESAKDLGKVMGAASKALAGKSDGKSISDMAKKLLS, encoded by the coding sequence ATGAGTTTAGAAAATACCATAAGTGAAGCTATTAAAACAGCCATGAGAGAGAAAGACAGAGTTGCTCTGGATTCTCTGAGAGCTGTAAAAGCTCAGATTTTACTTCTAAAAACCGAAGCCAGAGGCGCTGAAGTTTCAGAAGAGCAGGAAATTGCTATTCTGCAGAGAATGATCAAGCAGCGTAAAGATTCTTTCGAACAGTTTGCAGCACAGGGGAGAAATGACCTTGCAGAGGTAGAAGACGCTCAGATGAAAGTTATCGAGAAGTTTCTACCCAAGCAGCTGAGTTCTGAGGAATTGGAGGCAGAAATAAAGAAAATTATATCAGAAACCGGAGCCGAGTCTGCCAAAGACTTAGGAAAGGTAATGGGAGCTGCTTCAAAAGCATTAGCAGGAAAGTCAGACGGAAAAAGCATTTCCGATATGGCGAAGAAGCTTCTTTCATAA
- the ftsZ gene encoding cell division protein FtsZ: MENIGTQGFSFDLPKGNSSIIKVIGVGGGGNNALKHMYEKGIYGVDFVVCNTDAQTLDNNPVANKVQLGTTITEGLGAGADPEVGEKSAIESIEEIKACMGQNTKMVFITAGMGGGTGTGAAPVIAKVAKDMGILTVGIVTVPFSFEGKRRLEQAEIGLEKLRNNVDSLIVINNDKLRQQFGNLGFKQGFSKADEVLTNAAKGMAEVITGYFDVNIDFRDAKSVLQNSGTALMSTGIASGENKAEEAVKKALDSPLLNDNKITGAKNVLLLIRSGAEEVTMDEIGVIMDHIQKEAGNTADIIFGVGADEELGDSVSVLVIATGFSNDSKRFAGPTEKIRISLNDSFENPKSSPFKTREERETPSDAPRDFGGKHTFRLDDEDNDAPQFGMTSSEKKMIIEQEEIKTEIKLFDKEEDTQDSAARDWNNEDESGEESYSLFSYDEEAEDPNDLEIESFKFDFDARKDETPSAPATSSFSEEKPVEFSFFVNNQPSSNEPKTDFGQPKAELAAPVNVVEIPVQAPETFFQTRQEEPKAETKPAYEEKIEIETPKSAESEFTFVNKAVDQDRIVERRNKLKEFNSRYQSFDSTSEFESVPAFKRKNIAIDGNNASDQNINTYLSDNNGSMQVRENRFLNKDVD; encoded by the coding sequence ATGGAAAATATAGGTACACAAGGATTTTCATTTGATTTGCCAAAAGGAAATTCATCCATCATAAAAGTAATCGGTGTAGGTGGCGGCGGAAACAATGCCCTAAAGCACATGTACGAGAAAGGGATTTACGGAGTAGACTTCGTAGTCTGTAATACGGATGCCCAGACTTTAGATAATAATCCCGTTGCCAACAAGGTACAGCTGGGTACTACCATCACAGAAGGTCTTGGTGCCGGAGCAGATCCTGAAGTTGGGGAAAAGTCTGCTATCGAAAGCATCGAAGAGATCAAAGCATGTATGGGCCAGAATACCAAAATGGTATTCATCACTGCCGGAATGGGCGGTGGTACAGGTACCGGTGCAGCTCCGGTTATTGCTAAAGTAGCCAAAGATATGGGAATTTTGACGGTAGGTATCGTTACTGTTCCTTTCAGCTTTGAAGGTAAAAGAAGACTTGAACAGGCTGAAATAGGCCTTGAAAAGCTAAGAAATAACGTTGATTCACTTATTGTGATCAATAATGACAAATTAAGACAGCAGTTCGGAAACCTTGGATTCAAGCAAGGGTTCTCAAAAGCCGATGAAGTTTTAACCAATGCCGCGAAAGGAATGGCAGAAGTTATTACCGGTTACTTCGATGTAAACATTGACTTTAGAGATGCTAAATCTGTCCTTCAGAATTCAGGTACGGCTCTGATGTCTACCGGAATTGCTTCAGGAGAAAACAAAGCCGAAGAGGCCGTTAAAAAAGCCCTGGATTCTCCGTTGTTGAATGACAACAAGATCACTGGTGCTAAAAATGTCCTTCTATTGATCAGAAGTGGTGCAGAAGAGGTTACCATGGATGAGATCGGGGTTATTATGGACCACATCCAGAAAGAAGCAGGAAACACGGCTGATATTATTTTCGGGGTGGGCGCTGATGAAGAACTGGGAGATTCTGTAAGCGTTCTTGTTATCGCAACAGGTTTTTCAAATGACAGTAAGAGATTTGCCGGACCTACAGAAAAAATCAGAATCAGTCTTAATGACAGTTTTGAAAATCCAAAGTCATCTCCTTTTAAAACAAGAGAAGAAAGAGAAACTCCATCTGATGCACCTCGTGATTTCGGAGGAAAACATACTTTCAGACTGGATGATGAAGATAATGATGCTCCTCAATTCGGCATGACTTCGTCTGAAAAAAAAATGATTATTGAGCAGGAAGAAATCAAAACAGAAATAAAATTATTTGATAAAGAGGAAGATACGCAGGACAGTGCTGCTCGTGACTGGAATAATGAAGACGAATCAGGAGAAGAGTCTTATAGTTTATTCTCTTACGATGAAGAAGCAGAGGATCCCAATGATCTGGAAATTGAGTCATTTAAATTTGACTTTGATGCCAGAAAAGATGAAACTCCATCTGCACCGGCTACCAGTTCTTTCTCTGAAGAAAAACCTGTTGAGTTCAGTTTCTTTGTCAATAATCAGCCTTCATCTAACGAGCCTAAAACAGATTTCGGACAGCCAAAAGCAGAGCTTGCAGCTCCTGTGAATGTAGTTGAAATTCCTGTTCAGGCACCGGAAACGTTCTTCCAGACAAGACAGGAAGAGCCAAAAGCAGAAACAAAACCTGCTTACGAGGAAAAAATTGAAATTGAAACTCCAAAATCTGCAGAATCGGAATTCACGTTTGTGAATAAGGCGGTTGATCAGGACAGAATAGTGGAGCGAAGAAACAAACTGAAAGAATTTAATTCACGCTATCAAAGTTTTGACAGCACAAGTGAATTTGAATCTGTTCCGGCTTTCAAGAGAAAGAATATCGCCATCGACGGAAACAATGCATCAGATCAGAATATCAACACCTATCTGTCTGACAACAATGGATCCATGCAGGTAAGAGAGAACAGATTTTTAAATAAAGACGTAGATTAA
- the ftsA gene encoding cell division protein FtsA produces MENQEYSVGLDIGTTKIVAIVGRRNAHGKIEVLGVGKAKSLGVHKGIVNNISQTINSIKAAVSEAQSSAGVPIRKVTVGIAGKHIRSLQHSDYIMREHPDKFITDDDIEALKDQVKKLVMLPGEEIIHVLPQEYKVDSEGEIQEPVGMHGKRLEANFHVVVGQMGSIRNIARCVREAGLEMEALTLEPLASSEAVLTKEEKEAGVAIVDIGGGTTDIAIFKDNIIRHTCVIPYGGGIITEDIKEGCSIIEKHAEQLKVKFGSAVPELEKDSTFVTIPGLHGRPDKEISLKTLAQIINARVEEILEMVNTELKAYGAFEQKKKLIAGIVLTGGGSNLKYLRQLANYTTGFDSRIGFANEYIANDKNQYLKGPEFATSIGLLMESLKIRDKKQGVEIEELVEEETTKAETAEVQTETAQQTQPTAIVQEQAVVTEQQENRRAKLTFGQSLMEKVKKFFEEVE; encoded by the coding sequence ATGGAAAATCAAGAGTATTCAGTAGGTCTGGACATCGGGACAACGAAGATTGTCGCGATTGTCGGAAGGAGGAATGCACACGGGAAGATAGAAGTTCTCGGCGTTGGGAAGGCCAAAAGTCTTGGAGTTCATAAAGGCATTGTGAATAATATATCACAGACCATTAATTCAATCAAGGCAGCCGTTTCGGAAGCACAATCCAGCGCAGGAGTTCCTATCCGCAAAGTTACAGTAGGTATTGCAGGAAAACATATCCGTTCTCTTCAGCATTCCGATTATATCATGCGTGAGCATCCGGACAAATTTATTACAGATGACGACATCGAAGCCCTGAAAGACCAGGTAAAAAAGCTGGTTATGCTTCCTGGAGAAGAAATTATCCATGTTCTTCCTCAGGAATATAAAGTTGATTCCGAAGGTGAAATTCAAGAGCCTGTAGGAATGCACGGAAAACGCCTGGAAGCCAATTTTCACGTGGTAGTAGGACAGATGGGCAGTATCAGAAACATCGCAAGATGCGTAAGAGAGGCCGGATTGGAAATGGAAGCCCTTACCCTGGAACCTTTGGCATCTTCAGAAGCTGTATTAACTAAAGAAGAAAAAGAAGCCGGCGTTGCTATTGTAGATATAGGCGGCGGTACTACAGATATTGCAATTTTCAAAGATAATATCATCCGTCATACCTGCGTAATTCCTTACGGAGGCGGTATCATTACGGAAGATATCAAAGAAGGCTGTTCAATCATCGAAAAACATGCAGAACAACTGAAAGTAAAATTCGGTTCTGCAGTTCCTGAATTAGAGAAAGACAGTACGTTTGTTACCATTCCCGGACTTCACGGAAGACCGGACAAAGAGATTTCTCTTAAAACTTTGGCGCAGATCATCAATGCCAGAGTAGAAGAGATTCTGGAAATGGTAAATACCGAATTAAAAGCTTACGGAGCATTTGAACAAAAGAAAAAGCTGATTGCAGGGATTGTCCTTACAGGAGGCGGATCCAACTTAAAATACCTTCGTCAGCTTGCCAATTATACAACAGGTTTTGACAGCAGAATTGGTTTTGCAAACGAATATATTGCAAACGATAAAAATCAGTACCTGAAAGGCCCGGAATTTGCTACTTCAATCGGCTTGCTGATGGAGAGTTTAAAGATTCGGGACAAAAAACAGGGTGTTGAAATAGAAGAGCTTGTTGAGGAAGAAACAACCAAAGCAGAAACTGCTGAAGTACAGACAGAAACAGCTCAGCAGACTCAGCCAACAGCCATTGTTCAGGAACAGGCCGTTGTTACAGAACAGCAGGAAAACAGAAGAGCGAAATTGACCTTCGGGCAGTCGCTTATGGAAAAAGTAAAAAAATTCTTTGAAGAAGTAGAGTAA
- a CDS encoding cell division protein FtsQ/DivIB, with protein sequence MKNKYRILKIAVTVIILGLLLSFSLKRFSGQKITDNKISVKMNAKTSVYFIDEKDIREIVKKDNPSGKVGDLNIPVLEKKINSLPAVDSANVYLNLNGKLYLDIKQRVPVFRLNKDGRDFYVDEKGTEFPISKTYSHPCMLVTGNVKPDEYEKLAELVEKIDKDDFSKKFFIGISKSKDDYNLLTSDGNYKVEIGDLDNIEFKVKGLKTFVEKYLVFQDPQKYSMVSVKYQNQIVTTLNPYFKENDSILKAGNKELAKAPVLAAVKKPEVLPKAAETKKPKASPAKPKEKTKPKAVVKSKETKKTEKKPATTKPKAKVKIE encoded by the coding sequence ATGAAAAATAAATACAGAATATTAAAAATTGCTGTCACAGTAATCATCCTTGGATTACTGCTGAGTTTCTCATTGAAGAGATTCAGCGGCCAGAAGATCACGGACAATAAGATTTCTGTAAAAATGAATGCCAAAACCTCCGTATACTTTATTGATGAAAAAGATATCCGGGAAATTGTAAAAAAAGATAACCCTTCCGGAAAAGTCGGTGATTTGAATATCCCCGTACTTGAAAAGAAGATCAACTCACTTCCTGCCGTAGATAGTGCCAATGTCTACTTAAACCTGAACGGAAAACTCTACCTGGATATCAAACAGCGGGTGCCTGTTTTCAGATTAAATAAAGATGGTAGAGACTTTTATGTCGATGAAAAAGGAACCGAGTTTCCCATTTCCAAAACCTATTCGCATCCATGCATGCTGGTAACCGGAAACGTGAAGCCCGATGAATACGAAAAGCTGGCAGAACTGGTTGAAAAAATTGATAAAGATGATTTCAGTAAAAAATTTTTTATCGGAATCTCAAAAAGCAAAGACGATTATAATCTCCTGACAAGTGACGGAAATTATAAAGTAGAAATAGGAGATCTTGACAATATTGAATTTAAGGTAAAAGGCTTAAAAACCTTCGTAGAAAAATATCTGGTATTCCAGGATCCTCAAAAATACAGTATGGTTTCTGTGAAATATCAGAACCAGATTGTAACCACTTTAAATCCTTATTTCAAAGAAAACGACAGTATTCTGAAAGCAGGAAATAAAGAACTGGCAAAAGCTCCTGTTCTGGCTGCGGTAAAAAAGCCGGAAGTTCTGCCTAAAGCGGCTGAGACAAAAAAACCAAAAGCTTCTCCGGCCAAGCCGAAGGAAAAAACAAAGCCAAAAGCGGTGGTCAAATCAAAGGAAACCAAGAAAACGGAAAAAAAGCCGGCCACAACAAAACCTAAAGCGAAGGTAAAAATAGAATAA
- the murC gene encoding UDP-N-acetylmuramate--L-alanine ligase, with protein sequence MNILETYQNYYFVGIGGIGMSALARYFNASGKKVLGYDKTNTKLTTQLMKEGIDIVFEDQIDEKVTGLQKENTLVIYTPAIKTLRILDYFNQNQFEVLKRAKVLGLITENTDCIAVAGTHGKTTTSTLVSHLCKEANLPFSCFLGGISENFKSNFLYNGTEYSVVEADEYDRSFLNLSPDWAVVTSTDADHLDIYGDKSHIEESFKQFAALVPNDKQLFVRKGLDIIGRAHKTYAVNEEADYYSDNLRMDHDKIYFDFHTPSETVKDFVWEIPGIHNVENATAALAILHNLGVDFETLKKAIANFKGIKRRYTKHIYPNGKIYIDDYAHHPTEINAVVSSIRTFYPDKKLLVVFQPHLFSRTRDFADGFAESLSKSDELILLDIYPARELQENFKEITSDWLLEKVSLDKKEKSDLSGAFETIKEKDFDILLTVGAGNIDTLYDPICEWISRK encoded by the coding sequence ATGAACATTTTAGAAACATATCAAAATTATTACTTCGTAGGAATCGGAGGGATTGGAATGAGTGCTTTGGCGCGTTATTTCAATGCTTCGGGCAAAAAAGTGCTGGGCTATGACAAGACCAACACCAAGCTTACGACCCAACTGATGAAAGAAGGAATTGATATTGTTTTTGAAGATCAAATTGACGAAAAAGTAACCGGACTTCAAAAAGAAAACACCTTGGTGATCTATACTCCTGCAATCAAAACATTGAGGATCTTAGATTATTTCAATCAAAATCAGTTTGAAGTTTTAAAACGCGCTAAAGTTTTAGGCCTGATCACAGAAAATACAGACTGTATCGCTGTAGCAGGAACTCACGGAAAAACAACGACTTCCACATTGGTTTCACACCTGTGTAAAGAAGCAAACCTTCCGTTCTCGTGCTTTTTAGGAGGTATTTCAGAAAATTTTAAGTCAAACTTTCTGTATAACGGGACAGAATATTCAGTGGTGGAAGCTGATGAATATGACAGAAGTTTCCTTAACCTTTCTCCGGATTGGGCCGTGGTAACCTCTACCGATGCAGATCATTTGGATATCTACGGCGACAAAAGCCATATTGAAGAAAGTTTCAAACAGTTTGCAGCCCTTGTTCCGAATGACAAACAGCTATTTGTAAGAAAAGGACTGGATATCATCGGCAGAGCGCATAAGACTTATGCCGTGAATGAAGAGGCAGACTACTATTCAGACAACCTGCGTATGGATCATGATAAGATTTACTTCGATTTCCATACTCCTTCTGAAACAGTAAAAGATTTTGTCTGGGAAATTCCGGGAATCCACAATGTAGAAAATGCTACAGCAGCACTGGCTATTCTTCACAATTTAGGGGTAGATTTTGAGACACTGAAAAAGGCGATTGCCAATTTTAAGGGAATTAAAAGAAGATATACCAAACATATTTATCCGAACGGTAAAATTTATATTGATGATTATGCCCACCACCCGACAGAAATCAATGCCGTAGTGAGCTCTATCAGAACCTTTTACCCCGATAAAAAGCTGTTAGTTGTTTTTCAGCCCCATCTTTTCAGCAGAACAAGAGATTTTGCGGATGGATTTGCAGAAAGCTTAAGCAAATCAGATGAGTTGATCCTTCTCGACATTTATCCTGCCAGAGAACTTCAGGAAAATTTTAAAGAAATCACTTCTGACTGGCTGCTGGAAAAAGTGAGTTTAGATAAAAAAGAAAAATCGGATTTATCCGGTGCATTTGAAACAATAAAAGAAAAAGATTTTGACATCCTTCTTACGGTAGGCGCAGGAAATATTGACACCCTGTACGATCCTATTTGTGAATGGATATCAAGAAAATGA
- the murG gene encoding undecaprenyldiphospho-muramoylpentapeptide beta-N-acetylglucosaminyltransferase, which yields MNKKLKVVLSGGGTGGHIFPAIAIADEIKKRFPDTEFLFIGANGKMEMEKVPQAGYKIEGIDIAGIDRGNILSNLGLPFKILKSLSKSKRIIKGFSPDFAIGTGGFASGPALYEASKMGIPIFIQEQNAYAGVTNKILSKKAKSVFTAYPKVEGFPAEKIKFLGNPIRENIITGMMETSLAKEKMGLSKDKLTILSVGGSLGSRTLNNAWRSHLNELVKKDYQLIWQTGKLDYKDIIEETTDTGSRNIQIHEFIKDMELAYSAADIIVSRAGAIAISELAVAKKPVLLVPFPFAAEDHQTKNAMNLVEKNAARMVKDSEMQESFWGTLEEICSSESLRNEMSQNMEYFAKPNAAKEIVDEIFKTVKSTM from the coding sequence ATGAACAAAAAACTAAAAGTAGTATTATCCGGCGGCGGAACAGGAGGACACATCTTCCCGGCCATCGCTATTGCAGATGAAATCAAAAAAAGATTTCCTGATACAGAGTTTTTGTTCATTGGTGCCAACGGAAAAATGGAAATGGAGAAAGTTCCTCAGGCAGGATATAAAATTGAAGGCATTGATATCGCAGGAATAGACCGAGGAAATATCTTATCCAATTTAGGACTTCCTTTCAAAATTTTGAAAAGTTTATCTAAATCTAAAAGGATTATTAAAGGTTTTTCTCCCGATTTTGCCATAGGAACTGGAGGTTTTGCCAGTGGACCGGCTCTGTATGAAGCCAGCAAAATGGGAATTCCAATCTTTATTCAGGAGCAGAATGCCTATGCCGGGGTAACCAATAAAATCCTAAGCAAGAAAGCAAAATCTGTTTTCACAGCCTATCCAAAAGTAGAAGGCTTCCCTGCTGAAAAAATAAAATTCCTGGGCAATCCTATTCGTGAGAATATCATTACAGGAATGATGGAAACATCCCTGGCAAAAGAAAAAATGGGCCTGAGCAAAGACAAACTAACCATCCTTTCTGTAGGGGGTTCTTTAGGCTCCAGAACATTAAACAATGCATGGAGATCTCATTTAAATGAACTTGTAAAAAAAGATTATCAGCTGATCTGGCAGACAGGAAAGCTTGATTATAAAGATATAATAGAAGAAACAACAGATACCGGCAGCAGAAACATTCAGATCCATGAATTCATCAAAGACATGGAACTGGCCTACTCTGCAGCAGACATCATTGTTTCAAGAGCCGGAGCCATTGCCATTTCAGAGTTGGCGGTTGCTAAAAAGCCGGTTCTTCTGGTCCCTTTCCCGTTTGCGGCGGAAGACCACCAGACCAAAAATGCCATGAATCTGGTTGAAAAAAATGCAGCCAGAATGGTAAAAGACTCTGAAATGCAGGAAAGTTTCTGGGGTACACTGGAAGAAATATGCAGCAGTGAAAGTTTAAGAAATGAAATGTCTCAGAATATGGAATATTTTGCGAAGCCCAATGCCGCAAAAGAGATTGTAGATGAGATATTTAAAACTGTAAAAAGTACCATGTAA
- a CDS encoding FtsW/RodA/SpoVE family cell cycle protein: MDEQNTENRIEFLKGDKVLWMVILVISIFSIFPVYSASSNLEYIVNNGTTTGHVIKHMFFVVLGLVIMRVVGVIKYEYIGKLSSILLGLMIVLLIVTMFTGQTIDGASASRWLKIPGTPISFQPSSFAFLMLIIYLCRYLTKKITRERLPIENIMYIFGPILLVFVLVAKDNGSTALMILMVSVIVLIIGQLHWKYIAGFISSSFVAIIFFLIIALNTNMIGGNRVHTWMSRIETFTSSKAKTTDVDDESVKAKNYQVMQAKAAIVHGGITGMGPGKSALKQMLPQSASDFIFAVIVEEYGLIGAAFLICLYLIMMIRIVMIASKMPAFFGSLLVLSLGVMIFIQLAVNIAVAINLIPVTGQPLPLISYGGTSMLVTYLQLGIILNISSRIQIYDEEGMGKKQSVAEINDIA; this comes from the coding sequence ATGGACGAACAGAACACAGAAAACAGAATTGAGTTTCTAAAGGGCGATAAAGTACTTTGGATGGTCATCCTTGTGATCTCCATTTTCTCTATTTTCCCTGTATATTCTGCAAGTTCAAATCTGGAATATATTGTCAATAACGGAACCACTACAGGTCACGTTATCAAACATATGTTCTTTGTGGTTTTAGGTCTTGTGATCATGAGAGTCGTAGGAGTAATAAAATATGAATACATCGGAAAGCTCAGCAGTATTTTGCTCGGGTTAATGATTGTTCTGCTTATTGTCACCATGTTTACGGGGCAAACCATTGATGGAGCCAGTGCTTCAAGATGGCTTAAAATCCCGGGAACACCCATCTCATTCCAGCCATCATCATTTGCGTTTTTAATGCTTATTATTTATCTCTGCAGGTATCTGACAAAGAAAATAACAAGGGAAAGGCTTCCTATTGAGAACATTATGTACATTTTCGGACCTATCCTGCTCGTATTTGTGTTGGTCGCAAAAGATAACGGTTCTACAGCATTGATGATCCTGATGGTTTCAGTCATTGTTCTCATCATAGGACAGCTTCACTGGAAATACATCGCAGGATTTATCTCCTCCTCGTTTGTAGCCATTATCTTCTTCCTGATCATTGCATTAAATACCAATATGATTGGTGGAAACCGTGTTCATACATGGATGAGCCGTATTGAAACATTTACATCCAGCAAAGCAAAAACAACCGATGTAGACGACGAAAGCGTAAAAGCCAAAAACTATCAGGTGATGCAGGCTAAAGCCGCCATTGTTCACGGAGGAATTACCGGAATGGGACCAGGAAAAAGTGCTTTGAAACAAATGCTTCCCCAATCTGCTTCCGACTTTATTTTCGCCGTGATTGTAGAAGAATATGGTCTGATTGGCGCTGCTTTCCTTATATGTCTGTATCTCATCATGATGATCCGGATTGTAATGATCGCCAGCAAAATGCCCGCATTTTTCGGGTCGCTCCTCGTGCTCAGTCTCGGGGTGATGATCTTTATACAGCTTGCTGTAAATATTGCAGTAGCAATCAATCTGATTCCGGTAACGGGACAGCCATTGCCACTGATAAGCTATGGAGGAACCTCCATGCTGGTCACCTACCTCCAGCTTGGCATTATTTTAAATATAAGCTCAAGAATACAGATATACGATGAAGAAGGAATGGGCAAAAAACAGAGTGTAGCAGAAATTAATGATATCGCTTAA
- the murD gene encoding UDP-N-acetylmuramoyl-L-alanine--D-glutamate ligase, which produces MKIVVLGGGESGCGAAYLAKKQGLEVFLSDKGAIKDNYKQFLAENEIEFEEGNHDEERILNADWIVKSPGIPKKAEIVHKIHQKGIRLSSEIEFASEFTDAKIIAITGSNGKTTTTSLIYYILKNDGLNVGLGGNIGYSFAKQVADENHEYYVLEVSSFQLDDIQNFRPYISLLLNLSQDHLDQYNYNYEEYALAKFRITENQENDNFFIYNKDDEMSKNILEKLEIKAKMIPFSTKEKLSEGGFINDDEIVVKMKDEFSMKIDKLSLLGNHNVANSLAASIAGKILEINNESIRNSLMTFQAVEHRLEFVTEANGVKYINDSKATNVNATYYALESMKTPTVWIVGGLDKGNDYSEIEDLVKRKVKAIVCLGIDNTKIIDFFKNKKEFIYDTSSMEEAVKISKSLAENGDTVLLSPCCASFDLFKSYEDRGKQFKEQVLK; this is translated from the coding sequence ATGAAAATAGTTGTTTTAGGAGGTGGAGAGAGCGGATGCGGAGCTGCTTATTTAGCGAAAAAACAGGGTCTGGAAGTTTTTCTTTCAGACAAGGGAGCTATTAAGGATAACTATAAGCAGTTTTTAGCCGAAAATGAAATTGAATTTGAAGAAGGAAACCACGACGAAGAAAGAATTTTAAATGCCGACTGGATCGTAAAAAGCCCGGGAATTCCCAAAAAGGCAGAGATTGTTCACAAAATCCATCAAAAAGGAATAAGACTCTCCTCTGAAATTGAATTTGCTTCAGAATTTACGGATGCAAAAATCATTGCCATTACAGGAAGTAACGGAAAAACAACGACAACTTCCCTGATCTACTACATCCTGAAAAATGATGGACTGAATGTAGGGCTGGGAGGAAATATAGGATACAGCTTTGCAAAACAGGTTGCTGATGAAAACCATGAATATTATGTTTTGGAAGTAAGCTCTTTCCAGTTAGATGATATCCAGAATTTCAGACCTTATATTTCTTTATTGCTGAACTTGTCACAGGATCACCTGGATCAGTACAACTACAATTATGAGGAATATGCTTTAGCTAAATTCAGAATTACTGAAAATCAGGAGAATGATAATTTCTTCATCTACAATAAAGATGATGAAATGAGTAAAAATATCCTTGAAAAACTGGAAATAAAAGCAAAAATGATCCCTTTCTCTACAAAAGAGAAGTTGTCTGAAGGTGGTTTTATTAATGACGATGAGATCGTGGTGAAAATGAAGGATGAATTCTCAATGAAAATTGACAAACTTTCCCTTCTTGGTAATCACAATGTTGCCAACAGTTTAGCTGCGTCTATCGCCGGTAAAATATTGGAGATCAACAACGAAAGCATCAGAAATTCCTTAATGACTTTCCAGGCAGTAGAACACAGACTTGAATTCGTGACGGAGGCCAATGGTGTAAAATACATCAATGACAGCAAGGCAACGAATGTAAATGCAACCTATTACGCTTTAGAAAGCATGAAAACTCCAACGGTATGGATCGTAGGAGGATTAGATAAAGGAAACGACTACTCAGAAATTGAGGATCTCGTTAAAAGAAAAGTAAAAGCAATTGTTTGCTTAGGAATAGACAATACGAAGATCATAGACTTCTTTAAAAACAAAAAAGAATTCATCTATGATACTTCAAGCATGGAAGAAGCCGTGAAAATATCAAAATCACTGGCAGAAAACGGAGATACCGTTTTACTTTCCCCATGCTGCGCAAGTTTTGACCTCTTCAAAAGCTATGAAGACAGAGGAAAACAGTTTAAAGAGCAGGTATTAAAATAA